From the genome of Pseudomonas helvetica:
ACCGGGCCTTGCGTAGCGCCAAGGAAAGCGAGACGGCGCTGACCAATATTTTTACCGGGCGTGCGGCGCGAGGGATTCTCAATCGGGTCATGCGCGAACTCGGCCCGATCAGCCCGCAAGCTCCGGCCTTCCCATTGGCCGGCGGCGCGCTGATGCCACTGCGTGCCAAGGATGAAGCGGACTTCAGCAACCTCTGGGCCGGACAAGCGCTACGGCTTGGGATTGAATTACCGACCGCTGAGTTGACCCGGCGGCTGGCTGACGAGGCGCTGGCCTTGATGGCGCGTCGCTAAACACCATTTGATCGTTCCCATGCTTTGCGTGGTAACGATCAAAAACCCCCGTAGCAGCTCTGCGTTCGGCCCCGTAGCAGCTGTCGAGCCTGCGAGGCTGCGTTCGAGGACGAAGTCCTCGCAAATCCCGCAAACGCGGTTTGTCTGGAAAAACACGTTGCCTGATTTGACGACCGCTGCGCGGCCGAACGCAGCCTCGCAGGCTCGACAGCTGCTACGAGGTACGGGGGAACGGGGAACAGAGCGCGTGTCGGCTCATTGGGTACTATTTGATACGTTCCGTTTGTCGGCAATTCGCTATATATTCACCTATATAGCGTTTCATTCTTTCGCACCGGTGCAGTCCACCCCCCATAAAAACTGCCCACTGCACCTGCCTACCCCGGAGCCGCTTCATGTCTATTCGTGCCTCACGTTTTGCCCCCACTTGCCTGGCATCCTTGCTCGCCGTGTTCGCGTTTGGCTCAGCCCACGCCGATGAAGTCCAGGTCGCGGTCGCGGCCAATTTCACCGCACCGATCCAGGCCATTGCCGCCGACTTCGAAAAAGACACCGGGCACAAACTGGTCGCCGCCTATGGCGCCACGGGCCAGTTCTACACCCAGATCAAAAACGGTGCGCCGTTCGAAGTGCTCCTGTCGGCTGACGACAGCACCCCGCAAAAACTCGAGAGCGAAGGCGACACGGTCAAAGGTTCGCGTTTCACCTACGCCATCGGCACCCTGGCACTGTGGTCGGCCAAGGACGGTTACGTTGACGCCAAAGGCAAAGTGCTTAGCGACAACACCTATCAGCACCTGTCGATCGCCAACCCGAAAGCCGCCCCTTACGGTCTCGCGGCCACTCAGGTATTGGCTAAACTGGGCCTGACAGACAAGGTCAAGGGCAAGATCGTCGAAGGCCAGAACATCACCCAGGCCTACCAGTTCGTCTCCACCGGCAATGCGGAAATAGGCTTCGTCGCCTTGTCGCAGATCTATAAAGACGGCAAAGTCACCGGCGGTTCGGCGTGGATCGTTCCAGCCGACATGCACGACCCGATCAAACAGGACGCAGTGATCCTCAACAAAGGCAAAGACAACCCGGCCGCCAAGGCGCTGGTTGCTTACCTCAAAGGGCCTAAAGCCGCTGCCGTCATCAAGTCCTACGGTTATCAACTCTAAATGACGCTATCGAGTGCCGATTTTTCCGCCATCTGGCTGACCCTCAAGCTGGCCTCCCTGACGACGGCCATCCTGCTGGTCATCGGCACTCCGATTGCGTTGTGGCTGTCGCGTACCCGCTCCTGGTTGCGCAGGCCCATCGGCGCTATCGTCGCCCTGCCCCTGGTGCTGCCGCCGACGGTGATCGGCTTCTATTTACTGATGACCCTCGGCCCTAACGGGGTCATCGGCCAGTTCACCCAAGCACTGGGGCTGGGCACGCTGACGTTCAGTTTTGCAGGGCTGGTGATCGGTTCGGTTATCTACTCGATGCCCTTTGTCGTCCAGCCACTGCAGAACGCCTTCTCGGCGATTGGCCCGCGTCCGCTGGAGGTGGCCGCCACCTTGCGCGCCAACCCCTGGGACACTTTTTTCAACGTGATCTTGCCGCTGGCCAGGCCAGGCTTTATCACTGCGGCCATTCTCGGCTTCGCCCATACCGTCGGTGAGTTCGGCGTGGTGCTGATGATCGGCGGCAATATCCCGGACAAAACCCGGGTGGTGTCGGTGCAGATCTACGATCATGTCGAAGCCATGGAATATGGCCAGGCCCACTGGCTGGCCGGGGCAATGCTGGTGTTCTCGTTCCTGATATTGCTGGCGCTGTACTCCAGCCGCAAAACCAAAGCCGGCTGGAGCTGATCGATGACCTCAACGATTCACGCTCGGCTGAAACTGAGCTACCCGGATTTTTCCCTGGACGTCGACCTGCACCTGCCCGGCCGCGGCG
Proteins encoded in this window:
- the modB gene encoding molybdate ABC transporter permease subunit; amino-acid sequence: MTLSSADFSAIWLTLKLASLTTAILLVIGTPIALWLSRTRSWLRRPIGAIVALPLVLPPTVIGFYLLMTLGPNGVIGQFTQALGLGTLTFSFAGLVIGSVIYSMPFVVQPLQNAFSAIGPRPLEVAATLRANPWDTFFNVILPLARPGFITAAILGFAHTVGEFGVVLMIGGNIPDKTRVVSVQIYDHVEAMEYGQAHWLAGAMLVFSFLILLALYSSRKTKAGWS
- the modA gene encoding molybdate ABC transporter substrate-binding protein; the encoded protein is MSIRASRFAPTCLASLLAVFAFGSAHADEVQVAVAANFTAPIQAIAADFEKDTGHKLVAAYGATGQFYTQIKNGAPFEVLLSADDSTPQKLESEGDTVKGSRFTYAIGTLALWSAKDGYVDAKGKVLSDNTYQHLSIANPKAAPYGLAATQVLAKLGLTDKVKGKIVEGQNITQAYQFVSTGNAEIGFVALSQIYKDGKVTGGSAWIVPADMHDPIKQDAVILNKGKDNPAAKALVAYLKGPKAAAVIKSYGYQL